In Ornithodoros turicata isolate Travis chromosome 1, ASM3712646v1, whole genome shotgun sequence, the DNA window TGGCATTACTTTTCCCCCGAAATATAGGTCCAGCATGTGATGAGATGCTTCTTGTCCAGGAAAGCCAATTCTCAATGTACCACTTGAGGACACTTTGCAGAGGCACCTGTGCCTCCAGAAGCCATGTACAATGAGGTCATCTAAAAGAAGGTAAAGCTTCCCTCGAATAACGTAGAGGGCACAAATTTGAGAAAAACGGGGTACATCACCCTTCTCAGCCACCAAGACGTATCTTTTTCTGTATGTGGTTCCATGGAAAGTAGCAGTTTTCACTTCCCAAATTTGCGCTTCTCCTGCCAATTCTTGCACACAAGGCTGTACAGAAGAACTAGCCGATTCTTTAGCTCCCTGTGTTTTGAGGTCTTGGTCAAGAGGAGACTCATGAAGGTAATAACATTGCACGAGCTGATGTCGGTAGGCTAGAGTCTTACAAATATTTCTGAAGTTCTTCACTTTTAACGCCACACTCTTGAAATATTGATGTTTAGCCTCAAAACGCATGCACCAATAATATCTCAGAGGGCCCAAGGCTACCATCATTCGTGGATAGTGCACGAGATAGTGCATTTTAGGAATAACCCGGGCTGAAGGGTACTGTACAACAAAGGATTTAACAAAATCCTGAATTGCTACTTCAAGATATGCGACACAGTCCACGGGCATTTCCTCAGCAAGCGTGATGTCAACTATAGCACGGAACATTAGGTACAGCTTCCAGTGTTCATTGCCTTCCGTTATGCTTGAAGTAAATATTAAAGATAGAAGGCGGAACAGGCACCACTTTTGCGCTGCTGTGCCTGTAAGAGTATGGTGATCCGAGAGGAAGGCAGCAGTGAGCTCTTGTGGTTTATTGCGGTTGTCGTGGAATCCACAGGCAAACGAGGCAGTCTTAGCAAGGTCACCAACGTCAATCACACCTGCATCAACCAAACCCTTCAAAACATGGTGCATTATGAAGGCAAAGCAACCTTCGAATAGGTCATGCATTACATCTGGTGGAAGTTGCAGTGTAACGTCAAAATAATCCAGATTTAGAAGTGGTGACCTGTCATTAACTCCGTACAGCCTACTGTTAGCAGGATTCACTGATATTGCCAAGAGATGTTGAGCGCGGGTAGCCTTTGTCCGAAGCACACAGAGCTCTTCTCTGGTGGTGGCATGAAGATCCGTTGCTAGCGCTAAACAAAAGCGACACACATGTCCACTACGAAAGGATGACGAGAAGCCGCCCAGCTTGTTCATTGAGAGGTTGTCTCCACAAAATGCTTGCACGAAGACATAAGCAATGCATGCCTCACCATTCTTTTTGTATTGCATTCCACTTTGACCAAGAGTGATGAGGTCATTAATCATAGGCTGGAGAACTGTGTGTAAACCATGTGCCAGAACATCTTTATATTTTGCAATGATCACCAGATACATGTTCTGTAATTGTGACCTAAACCTGGGGTGTAGGTTCAACAGTGTAAAGTATACAACAAGAAGTTTGTGTACTCCACGTCTTGGTCCAATGGGGTTTGCAATTTCAAGCTCATCAGTATAAAGCAGGATTTAAAGTGTTTGCGATGAACCACAAGTCAAAAGACTTTGATGTTTCCTGTACACCGCACCATCCCGAAAGTCTCGCAGTGTTGTGGCAACGTCAGTGGTATCTGTCATGTCTACGTGTGCTCTCATTGGTGTCATGACAAACGTGCTCACTAACATCTGACTTTTGCAGAAGGCACCTCAATGTATCCTCAATGGGGACATATTGAAATGATGAATCATTACCTATGCTGTGTTGCTGAGGCTCCACAAAAGGAAAATTTTTCTTTGCAAATTGCTCTCGCCTGTAGCTTGTCTTCACCTCCAAAAATATGTTGTCAACAAATTTGCAACTTAGAAGCTCGCTCAGTGCTTCTTCATGCAGTTCACTTCCGGTGTCAAGATGATGCTTTACATGTCTGCTAAAGTTCTGGAGAACCAGTTGGAGCACAGATTGGAAGCTGTCAAATATACTCTCACTTGTTACCCGTGGAACCTTGTGCACATCGCTAAGTTGAAAAAAGAGATGGCAGACagtttttcttgtttcctgAAGGAAGTCTTCAAATGTTAGATGCTCTTGTTCTTCAACACCTGGCCTCTGCCTCGCACTGTCGTCGTGATCAACCGTGAGGTGCGCATCAGTAGCGCTTTCGTGATGAGCTCCTGTCGCGCTTTGCATTTGCTGATCTGGGGATTATAGATCAGGTGAAGACGTACGACACTCCATGCTTTCGATCAATTCGGATTCTTTGAGCTTGTCTGCATGGAAGCGGTATATGTGCCTTCTGTAGGAGCGGCAGTTTGAGTACGCACTCCCACAAACGGCGCCGTTTTCCGTAAGAACATCGCACACCACGCTGAAGCACGGCTCGCCACTGTGAATACCAGTATGAATAGCCAAGCGAGAAAGACTTGCTGAGAAAAATGGACACCTCTTGCAACGGTAAAGAATCGGCTGCGCCATCGTTTTCCGCCACAAATCATCACAATACACCGCCTATAGCCGCTACCACTGCCTTTGGCGATTAGCCACGAGTTCAGCTATTCGACGTTCCAAAATGAAATAGTATGCCAGTATGCCATACCATATTGCACGGAGTGGATCTTCGTCGCGAGCAAGCCACACTTTTCCAAACGTATTTCGCGCTGCAACTTACGCACTTGGCGCTACGGGCCGTCAAAGCGAAAAACATACATACAAAAATGGAGCAGACTGTAGTGTATTTGCTGGTAGTTACGTTCTAGACAGAAGCTTTAAATAGGGTGACTTATAGTTTTCCTGGTCGATAAACTtacaaaaaagagaaacagagaAATACTAATATACCgccgtttctttttccttttcataGCGGCGTTGTTCACGGGAACCCAATTGCGGGAAATTCAAACCGTCCAAACTCTGCGCATGCTCATTTCCTCGCCTCGCACGTGAGTGCACCTCGCCCGCTTGCATACTTGCAAGCCATGCCGCCATGCCGAGCACATAGACTCTGTTCACCGTCCTTCGTGTTTTTGCGTTTTGCTACTGTGCAAGTGTTCACAGTGACTTGTCTGCCTCGTATGCGGTGTCTGCAACACCTGGAAGCTTACAGAACGGTATTAGGAGGTAAGTTGTATattttcacatgtcttgtgtcGCGACAAATAGTTGTTATATTGAAGAGCTCAACGAATACCGTGAAACGCGCGTCCCCCAAATACCCTTATCTTTTTCCCTTGTGGTGTTCGAAAAAGTTGTGACACGAATGTAAAATGGAGAAGACAGCGTAGCGTAGTACGTACATCGTTAGGAACCATCGGAGGTGGGTTTATGCTTACCGCAACTGCTTTAGCTATCGCAAATGTCGAAGCGTGAGGGCTGTGGCTTTTGCCTCGTAGCTGAACCGAAGGGCTTTCAGCAAAACGTTTCTGTCGTTGCAGGTTCG includes these proteins:
- the LOC135378040 gene encoding uncharacterized protein LOC135378040, which codes for MYLVIIAKYKDVLAHGLHTVLQPMINDLITLGQSGMQYKKNGEACIAYVFVQAFCGDNLSMNKLGGFSSSFRSGHVCRFCLALATDLHATTREELCVLRTKATRAQHLLAISVNPANSRLYGVNDRSPLLNLDYFDVTLQLPPDVMHDLFEGCFAFIMHHVLKGLVDAGVIDVGDLAKTASFACGFHDNRNKPQELTAAFLSDHHTLTGTAAQKWCLFRLLSLIFTSSITEGNEHWKLYLMFRAIVDITLAEEMPVDCVAYLEVAIQDFVKSFVVQYPSARVIPKMHYLVHYPRMMVALGPLRYYWCMRFEAKHQYFKSVALKVKNFRNICKTLAYRHQLVQCYYLHESPLDQDLKTQGAKESASSSVQPCVQELAGEAQIWEVKTATFHGTTYRKRYVLVAEKGDVPRFSQICALYVIRGKLYLLLDDLIVHGFWRHRCLCKVSSSGTLRIGFPGQEASHHMLDLYFGGKVMPMWDLMGDE